The Mauremys reevesii isolate NIE-2019 linkage group 7, ASM1616193v1, whole genome shotgun sequence genome includes the window GTTGCATCCTGCTATGCTGAGTGCCttgtccctgccccaccccatggAGAGGACTCCAACATGGGACAGAAGATCAGTTGGGGAAgcatttggggtgtgggggaagaggagtggaATGGAGGCAGGGGACTATCTGGCTATGGGGTTGAGGAATGGGAACCGAgacctttcccctctagggggtgcttGCACCAGTCTGCCCCCAAGAGAGGGGGGGACTGGCTTGGGGAGAGGTGTGGGGAATGAGATATGGGACCTTTCCCCTCTAATGAAATTCTGCTGTTAGTGATGAGTCTTGTGAAGGATGAACAggtcccagcctctctccctttgaggggaggggcggcacatGGGGGGTTGCCCCTGTTGCTGCCGTGCCCCCAATTTTTGCTGCATCCCCTGCTGGCTCTGCTGCGTGCTGACTGCGGTTGGGTCTGGcttgttgggggaagggggtcaTGTTCTGTTTGTTGATGTTTTGCAACTCATCTCCCTTGGACTCTGCCTCCTCAGCCACGCTGTGAGGGGCATGCGCTGGTGGAGGGGTGCCCATTAGGCTGTGaccctaactctgcccccccTTCCCTAGGTGGTGTTCAAGGCTAAAGCTAAGTACCACCCGAACATGACCAAAGGGCTGTGAGTAtctcttctcccccactcccaatATCCATGCGGTCACTTATAGCCCCTCCACGCcccaagctgggaatagaactcaggagtcctgacacccccTCGCCCCATTGGAAcccactacaccccactccccttccagaccCAGGGACGAAACCCAGAAGTCACTCCGCTGAATTGGGGCCATCTCGCCCCCAGCCTGGCTCCGTGCCTCACATTCCCTGGTGCTGGTGGCTTTGGCCTAATGGGCATAGAGGCTCTGAGCCCACCCCTtttccctgggcagggctggaacaaaggctggtgggggcagtgggaTTGGGCTGGCTCCCTGTGTGGGCaccatccccctcccctgcccccccagcatcCTCTGAGCCCAGCAGCAAAGCTGCTTAGGGGATtgagctggggggaaggagggggaagctgcagagatgggggaggggcagggttgggAGCCTGTGGTGGGAAGGGGATCTGGGGAGAGTGGGAAAGGCAGGGAATGGAGCAGGAGAGCTGCACTGAGTGGGGAAGAAGGatctggaggggagggagagctgtGCAGAGGGATCGGGTAAGGACGGGGCAGCGGAGCTGGGGGGGAGTGGAAGGGACTGGCAGAGTAGATCTGCcccccagggcaggaggggagcagtACATCTCCAGGCTGGTCCCCCAGTCTCAGTCTCTCCCACAGGCTGGCCGTGCGGGGGGCCTGCCTGGGCGCCAGCCTGCTCTTCCTGGCAGTGAATGTGGCCTGCGCTTTTGTGGTGCGGCTGGGGCGGGCCGAGCCCTGGGCCGTGGTGCTGACCCGTGTCCTCATCAACGACTCACTCTTCGTGCTGGGTGCTATCACCCTGGCGCTCTGCCTCTGCCTTGTGGCTCGCGGCTCACCAAGCACCAGCCTCTACCTGCAGGCCAAGGTGAGACACATCCTTTTCCTCTAGGGGGCGCTAGTTCCAATCTGACCCCAGGCTGTCGGGGGTGGGGTATGGGACATGGAGCTTCCCTCTAGGAGGTGCCATTTGGCACTGGCCAGAGACCATTCTacctgggtggggttggggggcccCACGGGGGCCTGATGGAAATCCTGTGGGATTGGGTTCGGAAGGTTGGGTCACAGGAATGGTGCCTGCATCtgtctccctcccttcccagggcACCACAGTGTGCCAgacagcagccatgggtggcacCATGGTGCTGCTGCACGCCAGCCGTGCCTGCTACAACCTGGTGGCCCTGGCGTTGAGCTCCCACACCCGGCTGGATTCCTTCGACTACGACTGGTACAATGTTTCGGACCAGGTCAGTGCAGATGGGAGGGACTTCCAGGAGGGGGTGGCACCAGTGGAGAGGCAGGGGGGCCTGCAAGGTGTTGTGGGGTGGAGatggcggggctgggggagtgagtggctccagagggctgggggggattgGTGCATGTGAAGGATAGTTGAGGGGATGCTCCAGGATGTGGTTCGGGGAGGTTAGGTCACTGAGAGGGGGCTGCCCCTCCATGGGGACTGGTGTCTCTAGCTCTCTGTTTGGGGGAGTTGGGCACAATCTCTCCCCCACTGTTTGCTCTCTGTtcttgagggagggggcagcatCTCAGCCCTTCTGCAGAGCCTTGTTTTGGCTGGTGAAGATTCAGGGGGCACCTGGGGCTGGTGACCAGACCCCCCAAAGGAATCTGAattgtctccccccacccctcaaggCGGATCTGATCACTGACCTGGGGGACCAAGGATACCTGGTTTTTGGCCTCATCCTCTTTGTGTGGGAGCTGCTGCCAACTGCCCTGCTGGTAGGCTTCTTCCGGGTGCACCGCCCTCCCCAGGACCTGGTGAGTGGGGCAGTGGAAGCCCAGGATTGGGGGACTGTAGCAGGGCCTGCTGGGTTAATTTTGGAGGAATAACTGGATGCAGAGAATCAAAGATGTTTGCGTGACCCTGGCACTGTCCAGCTCTAACCAAGGTTTAATTGGGGTTTTAAGTACAGGGACCTTGGTCTGCTCAGCCCCATGGCAGCCACCCCATTAAACACCCTCTGAACCTTGGGTACCAGATAGAGATAAAGGAGGCGAATCAATGAAAGCGTTTAAAATGTGAACAGGCCAGACTTGTAACCCCAGCCCTTGTGCTAGTTTCTGGAAGGGCAAAACCCATCTGGCAGCCTCTAAGGTGCCAGTAAAGGTGTAATAACTGTCCCGTGGTGGGGAGCAGAAGTTAGTTCAGACAGGTTGGGCTGGTGTTGTTGCTAAGGTCCCACCCTGGTCCCTAGAAAACAAAACACGACACACACACAATAGGAAATTAAAACTCCCAGCCAAGTGAGAAACGTGGCCTTTCTGGAGCCGACTTTCAcctgcagcctccctgctggagaaacacaggctgGGCACAGGGACCCCGCCCCCCAGCCGCGCTGGGCTCCTCAGGCCACTGCTTTGAGCTGCCTCTTTGGTCGTAGGTGTAcggcagtgttgcaaaatatgcagtgTGGGCTTGCTAAGCTAGCCGCTCCTTAGACAGGAGTCATAAGgacagggaggggaaagagaagaaataatggAGGAGCGGGGAGAGGAAAAGGGCACATGGGGTGGGGTGACAGTCTGTCTCCCAGGCGGTGTTTGGATTTAATAAAGCTGGTGGAGGTGTCATCTGGGTCCATCTTTGGCCCGGTCTGATGAGAGCATCTCCTAGGGTCAGGATGACAAAGGCCCAACGATGTCATGCTGGATCCGGAGGTCCCAGAAGATGGGGGAGCAGCCAGCCTCTTTTCCTGGTCTCCTGTCTCAGTCCCTGGGTGTTATCAGCCAGTTTTTCAGACCCCAAAGTCTTTTCTTTGGAAAGccccagaagggggtgaggggcaggacaGTCCAGCCCCTCAgtattttgtccaccagttaggcTTAATTTCCAATACACCCATTTTGGTCCCTTGATTTCTTGGCTGACACGTCTCTTGTTTAGCAGCCCTTGCATTAAATCCGTCGGCCTCCGGCTCCATTTGCTCCTTTCTCATCAGCGTTTGCTGGCCCCGGCTCTTGTGACGGGTTCTGAGGCTGCCCTCCCTTCTCGCAGTCAGGGTGGGTTTGCAGGCCCACTTGTTATGCCAGGCCGGAGAGGAGGAGGCGTGGCCTGCTGAGATGTCAGTTAGCAGCTCCTGGGGTTAGGAAGGGCCCCTCCACAAAGTACCTCCCAGCAATGGGGGattccccaaccccctcctcatgACACAGCTGGGCTGGTGCAGTATGGGGGATCCTCTTCCTCTATGGGGCAGGAGCATTACAGCAGGTGGGGGGAAGGTCTGATAAGTGAGAGGGACCCCCACAAGGTGTTGCAGTCCTCAGCCTGGTAGGGGGGTCTACACACACATACCCTCACAGAACAGTCCTTGTCCTGTGGGTCAGCCTGGTGGGTCACAATcacctggggaagggggcagggagctgtgaagAGAAACCTGGCCTTCCCCTCCAGTAATAGCCTGTCTCTTCTCTCCTCCGCCCCCCGGCAGAGTGCCAACCACATCATCAATGGGCAGCTTGGGGGCTCCCGTTCCTACTTCTTCGACCACCCCGGGCAATATGAGAACGAGGGCCCCCCCCGCAGGAAGGGAAGCAGGTAACCCCCCCTTGACCTTCCAGTCCCGAGCCCCTCCCCAGGGGAAGCAGCAGGTAACGCCCCCTGGGGAGAGAATAAATGTGTGGGGAGGGAGTCCACAGGGTCCTCCTCCCTTCATTGGGGTTTAAGGCCCCTGGAGAACTGACCCCCAATGGGGTCTCACTGCTGGGGTGTtggagcactgcatgctgggagctaACCCCTCTGGTTTCATGCCTGCTGGGGCTCTGCTTGGGGTggggcagatgtgggggaccCTATTCTGGGGGGTGAGATGGGGGGATGGTACTCTGGGAGTGGATCCCCCACCTAATGTAACCCCCCCCCTTCTGCCTTGCAGCCTGGCAGGCCGACTGGGCAGCGGCAGCTGGTATGGAGCCATTGGCCGGACTGGGAGGGATCCGGACTGGCTGGGGGGGCAGCCCCCTACAACCCCCCTGCTCTTCTCCCAGGTCACTGTGCAGGCCAGCCACCACCACAGCCTCTACTCCACCCCACAGACCTAGATGCGCCCGCCCCCCACCCTGTGCGTCACAGGTGGACGCTGGTGAAATGGGGCCACGAGGACTCAATGGGGTGGAAGGTGGGGGGATGTGGAGGGATGAGTTCTGAGTGCAAGAAGTGGAGGGGACCCAGCTCTGTGCACCCTCAGGCTGAACAACCCCCAACCAAACAGCGTCCCTCCCTGTCGCACAGGGATGGCTCTG containing:
- the GPR137 gene encoding integral membrane protein GPR137, producing MEQAASNLTVIVPAQRLTPAFPPAVKLGLTALYTALYALLFLSVYAQLWLVLLYRHKKLSYQTVFLFLCLLWATLRTTLFSFYFKNTLKANQLGPFLYWLLYCCPVCLQFFTLTLMNLYFAQVVFKAKAKYHPNMTKGLLAVRGACLGASLLFLAVNVACAFVVRLGRAEPWAVVLTRVLINDSLFVLGAITLALCLCLVARGSPSTSLYLQAKGTTVCQTAAMGGTMVLLHASRACYNLVALALSSHTRLDSFDYDWYNVSDQADLITDLGDQGYLVFGLILFVWELLPTALLVGFFRVHRPPQDLSANHIINGQLGGSRSYFFDHPGQYENEGPPRRKGSSLAGRLGSGSWYGAIGRTGRDPDWLGGQPPTTPLLFSQVTVQASHHHSLYSTPQT